From Nicotiana tabacum cultivar K326 chromosome 20, ASM71507v2, whole genome shotgun sequence, one genomic window encodes:
- the LOC107779189 gene encoding WPP domain-interacting tail-anchored protein 2, with protein sequence MEIEELAARTTDIINPQAMETLVIESLSSEAKEMEEMRSSMEILNRVDLDLAYSDEKLTNLDNLLMHILTWENEVETISFENDDISPDSIEKILVLDHLSSILSSEIRQLDNFIGTLQDLITGARQKITCRELSDLDMIMENKFHDTEELLRQSKERILEMKMQIAKSQLTSLAFDQNEWRQRMSLDLSETNNVSARELKPHVQTVEQRRTLRMLEKSLERELDLEKKLTVLKQNEDDLKLKLRLTEQVALCMEEGAEVIWGRFLESENAAEVLMGISREMVSRLQIVNFNLNGSLQRERDFKLKIDNCIGQVNAKDITIENLNSSIKQLTAENAEVSSLRDRLKILEDKLKESESKLLKANELNEVSEERLKELECVVESQKEDIDIAEHKSENAEEKVAHLTETNLELHEELDFHKSSNESNAKKVSILEKQVRELEIQLQNAKASSEASQEQQNMLYSAIWDMETLIDELKQKVLKAESKTEHAEEQCITLSEANLELNKEVEFLRSRVEGLETSLNQATVEKIASAKDINIKTSFIMDLVMQLAIERERVQKQIFCLTKENKSLIRKLETKEKQPSIHVLVNGGGDTELSSSRVVSTFATSTDSSHEIQTESTLESSQVDELPPDKPTDQGSKSSVSITEEPNMVVTSEETEVQIQPRQRHKKYIIMAILVLLVSTLGIYFRDNRNDILDWLVVK encoded by the exons atggaaattgaagaattagCTGCACGTACTACTGATATTATCAATCCACAAGCAATGGAAACCTTAGTAATCGAAAGTCTCTCAAGTGAAGCTAAGGAGATGGAAGAGATGAGGAGTTCCATGGAAATCTTGAATAGAGTAGATTTGGACCTCGCGTATTCTGATGAGAAATTGACGAATCTTGACAATCTTTTGATGCATATCTTGACCTGggaaaatgaagttgaaacaatTTCTTTCGAGAATGATGACATTTCTCCCGACTCAATTGAGAAAATACTGGTGTTGGATCACTTATCTTCCATTTTGAGCTCCGAGATAAGACAACTGGACAATTTCATAGGCACTCTTCAAGACCTAATCACTGGTGCGAGGCAAAAGATAACGTGCAGAGAATTGAGTGATTTGGATATGATAATGGAGAACAAATTTCATGATACTGAGGAGTTATTGAGACAATCAAAGGAGCGTATCCTAGAAATGAAGATGCAGATTGCCAAGTCGCAGTTGACCTCATTAGCTTTCGACCAAAATGAAT GGAGACAAAGGATGAGTTTGGATTTATCAGAAACTAATAATGTTTCAGCAAGAGAATTGAAGCCGCACGTGCAGACAGTTGAGCAAAGACGTACATTAAGAATGCTGGAGAAATCCCTTGAAAGAGAGTTGGATCTTGAGAAGAAGTTGACTGTGCTTAAACAAAACGAAGATGATCTAAAGTTGAAGCTGCGATTAACAGAACAAGTAGCTCTGTGTATGGAAGAGGGTGCAGAGGTTATATGGGGCAGGTTTTTAGAGTCGGAAAATGCAGCGGAGGTACTTATGGGAATTTCCAGAGAGATGGTGAGCCGACTACAGATTGTTAACTTCAATTTGAATGGTTCACTTCAACGAGAGCGCGATTTTAAACTGAAGATTGATAATTGCATAGGACAGGTAAATGCCAAAGATATTACCATCGAAAACCTTAATAGCAGCATTAAACAACTTACTGCTGAAAATGCTGAAGTATCCTCTTTAAGGGACAGGCTGAAGATTTTAGAAGATAAGTTGAAAGAATCCGAGTCTAAGTTGTTGAAAGCAAATGAACTGAATGAAGTAAGTGAAGAGCGGCTTAAAGAACTGGAATGTGTCGTAGAATCTCAGAAAGAAGACATCGATATTGCAGAACATAAGTCTGAAAATGCGGAGGAAAAGGTAGCACATTTGACGGAGACAAACTTGGAACTACATGAAGAGTTGGATTTTCACAAGAGTAGTAATGAGAGTAATGCTAAAAAGGTCAGCATTCTCGAGAAGCAGGTCAGGGAACTAGAAATTCAGCTACAAAATGCTAAGGCATCATCTGAAGCAAGTCAAGAACAACAGAATATGCTTTATTCTGCCATTTGGGATATGGAAACTTTAATCGATGAACTAAAACAAAAGGTCTTAAAAGCTGAAAGCAAGACTGAGCATGCGGAGGAACAGTGCATTACGTTGTCCGAAGCTAATTTAGAACTTAACAAAGAAGTAGAGTTTCTAAGATCAAGAGTTGAAGGGTTGGAGACTTCTTTGAATCAAGCTACTGTTGAGAAAATTGCAAGTGCAAAAGACATTAACATCAAAACCAGCTTTATCATGGATTTGGTCATGCAGCTAGCTATAGAAAGGGAACGAGTACAAAAACAG ATTTTTTGTTTGACCAAGGAAAACAAATCATTGATCAGGAAGTTGGAGACGAAAGAGAAGCAACCGTCCATACATGTACTTGTGAATGGAGGTGGTGATACTGAGCTCTCATCTTCTAGAGTTGTCTCAACATTCGCTACCTCTACAGATAGTTCTCATGAAATTCAAACAGAATCCACACTGGAAAGCTCCCAG GTGGACGAGTTACCACCTGATAAACCTACCGATCAAGGCAGCAAGTCTTCTGTGTCGATAACTGAAGAGCCTAATATGGTTGTCACGTCAGAGGAAACCGAGGTTCAGATACAGCCAAGGCAACGCCACAAAAAGTACATTATCATGGCTATCCTCGTCTTATTAGTTTCGACGTTAGGAATATACTTCCGTGACAACAGAAATGACATCCTTGACTGGTTGGTGGTTAAATGA